Genomic window (Candidatus Nitrosocosmicus franklandus):
TGTATATGCTGTAGCGCTATCTAGAACTGGAACGTTACTGTTGATCATTGCATCCTTAAATTTTTGCCTATCTTCGGTTATTTTGATTCCGTCGATTGAGGTATTAAGAACATTTACACCATACTTTCTCAATACATCGTTTTCATACAGGTCGACACCGCAGTTTAGCGCGGTTTGACCTCCGTAACTTAACATTATGGAATCAGGACGTTCATTCTCAATGACCTGTTCAACAAAATTCCTATTAATTGGTAACAAATACACCTTATCTGCAAACTTATTATCAGTTTGGATTGTAGCAATATTAGGATTAATCAGGATACTTGTGATTCCTTCTTCCTTTAAGGCTTTGAGGCACTGAGACCCAGAGTAGTCAAAATTGCGGTTAGATAAATATTCTAACTCTCGCCTGCTTCTCCGATCTTTATAGCACCACTGCCTAACACAAGAACCTTATTTATAGTCCTGTTTCGAGGCATTAATTGTCACCACAATTACCAATTTAATCAGAACTATCTTCTTTAGGAATTAAATTTATACCTTTTTATGAAATAACCTTTTCGGTTTTTTTCACTAATTCTTTGAACTTTTCGAAAACATACAAGCAATCATCCGGACCAGGTGAGGCCTCGGGATGGAATTGTACCGCAATGATAGGCTTGCTTCTATGTTTTATTCCTTCAACAGTATTGTCATCAATATTCTTAAACCAGACTTCGAATTCGGTATCCAACAAGCTATTAGATTCCACACCATAGCCATGATTTTGGCTGGTAATAAGGGTAATTTTTGAATCCAAGTCTAAGCAACTTTTATTCTGTCCTCGGTGTCCAAATTTCAGTTTGTGAGTTTTCGCTCCACCGGCTAATGCAAGAATTTGGTTTCCTAAGCAAATCCCCAACGTAGGAATTGATTTTTCTATTACCTTGGACGCAGTTGTTATAGTTTCATTGCACAAAATTGGATCCCCTGGCCCATTACTAATTACAACACCAACAGGATCATATGACAAAATTTCGTTTATAGTAGAGTCCCATGGAAGGCGAACTACATTGAATCCTAATTTGAGCAAATTTCTTATTATACTATATTTTGTTCCAGTGTCTATTAGCACAATTTTGGAATTATTATCATTTTTGTTACCATAATATCTTGGCTCCGAAATCGATACTTCAGGCATAAAATTGCATGAATCATAATCAAATTTATCCAGTAATGATGATGAAGACCCATCCATTATCAATTTGCCGCTCATAACCCCATGGGAGCGAATTTTTTTAGTCAATTCTCGTGTATCTATATTCGTAATTCCAGGAATTCGTTCCTCGTACATCCATTGATCCAAAGTTCTTGTGCAGGTCCAATGGCTTGACACGGTTGACAAATTATTGACAATTATACCGCTAGTCTGAATCCTGTCGGATTCAAAATACTTTGGTAAACCATATTCGTCCAAATTGTCCATAGATGGGACTCCATAATTACCAATTGAAGGATACGTAAAACAAAGGATTTGTCCTTTGTATGAAGGATCTGTCATTGTTTCCGTATAACCTACCATACCAGTGTTAAATACAATTTCTCCAGACACGTTAATCGGATAACCGAACCCTATCCCCTCAAAAACCGTCCCATCTTGTAGAACTAATTCTGCCTTAGTTTCTATTGGTTTACTAAAGAGTGTTGGAATAATTTATCCCCTAAAACCCAAAAAGTCAAATCATTTATAAATTTTTGTAACCTAGATCAAAGATTGATTTCGTTATAATTATACTCACTATCCCTCCATCTTACTTTTGCATTATTTCGAAAGGTCAATATCGACCAAATAAAAGAGAAAGAAACTATCATGCATCCTACTGGAGCACCTACAAAATAAAACGTACTATGAGTATTGGCTTTTTTTAGTTGGTAATAGTTTGTTATAAGGATAATTATCACGCATATTAAAGATAAAATCAATAGACAATATGAGGACCAGTTTGGTTGAGCTGAAAATGCAATAACCAAAGAGATATAAGAAACTATCACAAATGGAAAACTCATCAAAAGAAAAATCCCAAGCGTCATAACGACAGAATTTCTTCGATCGGTAAAATACAATGGAATAATGAGTCTTTTGAGTGAATTCCATAAAGTACCAAAATCACGTGCCCAAAAAGCCTCAAGCAGGTTTTCCCCTCTAAACATTTTCAATCTAAAACCCTCCTCTTTAAGCTTTTTACCTAACGCACCATCCTCAACTATTTCAGATTTTACGGCCTCATGAGTCCCAACACGCTCGTAGCAGTCACGTGTTATTACAAAAAAACTGCCAAATAAATATCCAATTTTGACGTTGGGATCATTTACCCTCATGGGAGAGTACCTGCTAAACATAAATATTGAAAGGACAGGTAATACCAATTTAACTATAAGATTCGGATATTTCAATTTAGGTACAGCTGTTAGAACATCCAAGTTTTCCTCTTTAAGCGTCCTAATTGAATCCCTGATACTATTTTTCGAATGAATGGTGTCCGCATCAGTAAACATAAGATAATTCCCCTTTGCATTGACATAACCAACATAGCATGGCCAATTCTTTCCTATCCAGCCTTTAGGTTTGGGTCCTGCCTTAAATACTCGAATTTTGTGATTATCCTCTAGCTTCTGCATGAGGGAGAAAGTGGAGTCTGTTGAATTATCATCGATTAACAGGATTTCACAATTGTTGGCATTTTGATCCAATAAGCTAGTAACACATTTCAGTATGTATTTTTCTTCATTCCTTGCAGGTATAATAATACTTACGAGTTCATTGTGACAGTAATGGCCATTTTTCCTTCGTATAATAGGGGATAAATCAAAAGATCTTTTTAACATAACCAAGAGATAAATCCATATTCCAATAGCTCCTAAAACAATTATAGAAAATAACAAATTAAGTAACAGTAGGACGTCCAACAAGAATTCAAACCCTCGAGTACCATATAAAGACACTTAAACCTATATATTTACTAAACATTTTTAAGTAAACCTTATTTATAAGCTTATTTGATGCTAAAACTTATGCGAAATAAACTAATCAAGATTAGTTTGATCTTAATTGTAATAACAACTATCCTGTTTTCTCAAAATTATATGAGTCAAAATTCCTTTGCACAAACTAATCAGAGTTCAATAGACGGGATTCTTTCTTGTGATTTCGTACAATTTTGTTCAAATCCAGTTCAAGTAACTAGAAATTCTCTTGAGTCAACTATCGTAACATCACCCACAGAAACCTCAGATTCAACTCAAGCTGTCTCTGAAGATGAGAATCAAGCTGTATCTGAGTCACCAGAAGTAATCCCTGACGTAACTTCCAATATTTCGCTAATTATGACTCCCGACTTGCCTAGTAATTTTGCAACAGATAACCTCGGTGACTCTGCAGACCCCTCACTACAGAATCCTAATAATACAATAGATGGCATCGTAGATGATGCCAACACAACTAGTTTGAATACAACCACAGATAATACCACAATAATTACACCGTCTTCAAGTAACATATCTCAGCAATTAGAGGAAGACATTATAACACTTCAAGATGGTTTAGAAGATAACAATACAGCTGGCTTGAATGGTAATAGCACTACAACTGATTTGCTTTCTCCTACAAATGTAACGTCCCAAGGTACGATGAATGTCAATTCTGAACTTGGTGTTGCAAACGAGACAATTGATACAACTGCTGCAAACGAGACAATTGATACAACTGCTGCAAACGAGACAATTGATACAACTGCTGCAAACGAGACAATTGATACAACTGCTGCAAACGAGACAATTGATACAACTGCTGCAAACGAGACAATTGATACAACTGCTGCAAACGAGACAATTGATACAACTGCTGCAAACGAGACAATTGATACAACTGCTGCAAACGAGACAATTGATACAACTGCTGCAAACGAGACAATTGATACAACTGCTGCAAACGAGACAATTGATACAACTGCTGCAAACGAGACAATTGATACAACTGCTGCAAACGAGACAATTGATACAACTGCTGCAAACGAGACAATTGATACAACTGCTGCAAACGAGACAATTGATACAACTGCTGCAAACGAGACAATTGATACAACTGCTGCAAACGAGACAATTGATACAACTGCTGCAAACGAGACAATTGCGGGTCAAACCCAAGGAACAGTTCAACAAGACAACAATATTCCTACATCTTCTTCAGATACTGAGACCGAAAACCCTCCTTCTCCAACTGCATTTCTAGACCCAATTATCAATCCATTTAAGGAATTCTTTGGAATAAACTAATACGAGATCATCTTTTATTTTTGATTGGCGAAACATGAATACTAATAACAAAGAGATCACTTTGGAGGAATTTAGTAAAGTCGATCTCAAAGTCGGAAAGGTATTAAATGCTGAGAACTTAAAAGGCTACAAGAAAATTCTGAAAATCACTGTTGATCTTGGAGAAGAGGTACGAGAAATAATGTCGGGGATAGCCAAATATTACACTCCGGAAGAAATAGTCAACAAGAACGTAATTGTATGTACAAACCTTGCACCCAGAAAATTTGGTGAACAGGTTTCGCATGGGATGCTATTGGCAGCTAGTAATGAGAACGGTCGACCTGTTTTACTAACAGTTCTAGAAGATATCAAACCAGGTTCAAAAGTTTCCTAAAACTTGTTGACAAAATCAGATATAGATTCATTAATTATCGATCGATACTCCTACAAGTTATTCCATACCGTAATGCTAATTAGTTTAGAAGAATGATATTTGTAATAAACATCTCTAATTTCCAAGATCTCGATATAAATTGAATAGAAAGAATGTTTTGCATGGTGATGGAAATTCATATATCAGTGATGTTCCCATAAAAAAACATTTGTTCCTACCGTCTGGTAATTTCATATGGGAAATAAGAAGCAAAAAGGATGATTACTCCTATTTCATTGACTCAAGAAAAGAATCTTGTACTTGTAAGGGATATTACTACCACCATAGTGAAAAGAATAGGTGTTATCACTTCGACAAAGTAACCGAGTGCGAATCAAAACCAAGTTACAAGATAGATATACATCATGATACATATTACAATGAATTTTTAAAAAAAATGGTACTTGAAATAGTTTTTAGGGCTTAGTTGATTTCAAATATATAATAGATAACAAATCTAACGAATATGCATGGGTATGAGAATGTACTGATTGTTGGTTCAGGAGGACGTGAACACGCATTAGGTTGGAAGGTCTCACAAAATGAGCATATTCACAAAGTAATATATGCAAATGGAAATGGCGGTACTGCCGAGAATATTCCGATACTTCCAACCAAAATAAATGAGTTAGCGGATTATGCCAGAAAAAACAAGTGTTTCACCATAGTTGGTCCAGAAATACCACTATCAATGGGAATAGTAGACGGCTTTCAGGCGTTTGATCTTCCAATCTTTGGTCCAACCAAGAGTGCTACCAAAATAGAATCAAGTAAAGAATTTTCCAAGAATTTCATGAAAAAGTATGGTATTCCGACTAGTGATTATCGTGTGTTTACTGACTACGGTAAGGCTGTTGATTTTGTAAATAGAATAGACTATCAGGCAGTCATCAAAGCTGATGGGCTAGCGGCAGGAAAAGGGGTTTTTGTAAGCAATAGCAAGTCAGAAGCAATAGATGCAATTGATTTATTATTGAACAAAAAAGTGTTTGGAGATTCCTCAAACAAAATTATTGTAGAAAAAAAAATAGTTGGTGATGAATTGTCCATGATAGCTATTTGTGATGGCAAAAATTTCGTAATTTTGGATTCCTGTAGAGATTATAAAAGAGCTTTTGATAACGATATGGGCCCTAATACAGGAGGTATGGGCAGTTATTCGCCTATTCCAGAAATTACAGAAATCGAAAAAGAATACATCGCAGAAAAGATATTCCAACCTGCGATTAAAGGCATGAACACAGAAGGCAGTCCATTCAAAGGGTTCCTCTATGCAGGATTGATCATAGAAAAGCATACAGGGAAACCTCATGTGTTAGAGTTTAACGCAAGAATGGGTGATCCAGAATGTCAACCGCTTATGATGAGGATGCAATCGGATTTATTCCAATATATAGAAGCAGCAGAGCACCAAGCCTTAGATACAATGGATCCTGTCGAATGGAAAAAGAAATATTCAGTCTGTGTAGTAATGACATCTAAAGGATACCCCGATAAATATGAAACAGGCTATAATATTAAAGGGATAAGTAACAACTATGATCCAGATTTAATGTTGTTTCACTCTGGAACGAAACTGAATCAAGATAAAGAACTTGTTACAGCAGGCGGTCGTGTTCTAAGTATAACTTCTATTGGAAATACACTAAATGAAGCTATCGAGAGAGCATATAAGGAGGTTTATAAAATAAGCTGGGGCAACGATCAACAACAATTTAGAAAAGATATAGGATTCAAGTCTCTTCAAGGCCAGGTCTGAAAAATCTGGTTTCGGCTTCTGTAAATAGAGCATCTAGTTTCGCATCATGATCAAAATACTCTATTTCCTGAGGATGGACTTGAAAATTGTAACCCAATCCTGCAATAGTACACTTTTTTCTATCTAAGGAACTGATTAGTTTGTCATAATAACCTTTACCATAACCGATCCGGTTTCCGAAAAAGTCAAACACTATTCCCGGGATTATTAACAAATCTAACTCATGATTCATATATATGTTATCATATATTGGTTCCATAATATTGTATTTTCCCTTCTGCAACCCCATTATTGATTCATACTTGTAAAAAAGTAACCTTCCATCAACAACAGCAGGTAGGCAAATTGTTTTAAAGTGTGATAGAGAATAAGTGATTATCCTAAATGTTTGTACTTCATTTAATATCGGGTAATACAAACCTATTACCTTTGCTTTGCAAAAAAGGTTTGAGGTAATAAGCCTGGCTTGAATTGCCCAACTCCTAATAAAGGAATCAAAAGATGACAAGGCTTTCCTGACCTCAAGGTACTTTAACCTTAGTCTTGTCCTATCTGTAACCATAATATCTCGATCATCAATCATTGAATTTGGCAGCTTCTACAGTGTTATTTAGCAACATACAAATCGTCATAGGTCCGACTCCTCCAGGTACGGGGGTAATATATCCTG
Coding sequences:
- a CDS encoding glycosyltransferase, which translates into the protein MSLYGTRGFEFLLDVLLLLNLLFSIIVLGAIGIWIYLLVMLKRSFDLSPIIRRKNGHYCHNELVSIIIPARNEEKYILKCVTSLLDQNANNCEILLIDDNSTDSTFSLMQKLEDNHKIRVFKAGPKPKGWIGKNWPCYVGYVNAKGNYLMFTDADTIHSKNSIRDSIRTLKEENLDVLTAVPKLKYPNLIVKLVLPVLSIFMFSRYSPMRVNDPNVKIGYLFGSFFVITRDCYERVGTHEAVKSEIVEDGALGKKLKEEGFRLKMFRGENLLEAFWARDFGTLWNSLKRLIIPLYFTDRRNSVVMTLGIFLLMSFPFVIVSYISLVIAFSAQPNWSSYCLLILSLICVIIILITNYYQLKKANTHSTFYFVGAPVGCMIVSFSFIWSILTFRNNAKVRWRDSEYNYNEINL
- a CDS encoding calcium-binding protein, with protein sequence MSQNSFAQTNQSSIDGILSCDFVQFCSNPVQVTRNSLESTIVTSPTETSDSTQAVSEDENQAVSESPEVIPDVTSNISLIMTPDLPSNFATDNLGDSADPSLQNPNNTIDGIVDDANTTSLNTTTDNTTIITPSSSNISQQLEEDIITLQDGLEDNNTAGLNGNSTTTDLLSPTNVTSQGTMNVNSELGVANETIDTTAANETIDTTAANETIDTTAANETIDTTAANETIDTTAANETIDTTAANETIDTTAANETIDTTAANETIDTTAANETIDTTAANETIDTTAANETIDTTAANETIDTTAANETIDTTAANETIDTTAANETIDTTAANETIDTTAANETIAGQTQGTVQQDNNIPTSSSDTETENPPSPTAFLDPIINPFKEFFGIN
- the purD gene encoding phosphoribosylamine--glycine ligase — protein: MHGYENVLIVGSGGREHALGWKVSQNEHIHKVIYANGNGGTAENIPILPTKINELADYARKNKCFTIVGPEIPLSMGIVDGFQAFDLPIFGPTKSATKIESSKEFSKNFMKKYGIPTSDYRVFTDYGKAVDFVNRIDYQAVIKADGLAAGKGVFVSNSKSEAIDAIDLLLNKKVFGDSSNKIIVEKKIVGDELSMIAICDGKNFVILDSCRDYKRAFDNDMGPNTGGMGSYSPIPEITEIEKEYIAEKIFQPAIKGMNTEGSPFKGFLYAGLIIEKHTGKPHVLEFNARMGDPECQPLMMRMQSDLFQYIEAAEHQALDTMDPVEWKKKYSVCVVMTSKGYPDKYETGYNIKGISNNYDPDLMLFHSGTKLNQDKELVTAGGRVLSITSIGNTLNEAIERAYKEVYKISWGNDQQQFRKDIGFKSLQGQV
- the carA gene encoding glutamine-hydrolyzing carbamoyl-phosphate synthase small subunit: METKAELVLQDGTVFEGIGFGYPINVSGEIVFNTGMVGYTETMTDPSYKGQILCFTYPSIGNYGVPSMDNLDEYGLPKYFESDRIQTSGIIVNNLSTVSSHWTCTRTLDQWMYEERIPGITNIDTRELTKKIRSHGVMSGKLIMDGSSSSLLDKFDYDSCNFMPEVSISEPRYYGNKNDNNSKIVLIDTGTKYSIIRNLLKLGFNVVRLPWDSTINEILSYDPVGVVISNGPGDPILCNETITTASKVIEKSIPTLGICLGNQILALAGGAKTHKLKFGHRGQNKSCLDLDSKITLITSQNHGYGVESNSLLDTEFEVWFKNIDDNTVEGIKHRSKPIIAVQFHPEASPGPDDCLYVFEKFKELVKKTEKVIS
- the metG gene encoding methionine--tRNA ligase subunit beta yields the protein MNTNNKEITLEEFSKVDLKVGKVLNAENLKGYKKILKITVDLGEEVREIMSGIAKYYTPEEIVNKNVIVCTNLAPRKFGEQVSHGMLLAASNENGRPVLLTVLEDIKPGSKVS
- a CDS encoding 5-formyltetrahydrofolate cyclo-ligase → MIDDRDIMVTDRTRLRLKYLEVRKALSSFDSFIRSWAIQARLITSNLFCKAKVIGLYYPILNEVQTFRIITYSLSHFKTICLPAVVDGRLLFYKYESIMGLQKGKYNIMEPIYDNIYMNHELDLLIIPGIVFDFFGNRIGYGKGYYDKLISSLDRKKCTIAGLGYNFQVHPQEIEYFDHDAKLDALFTEAETRFFRPGLEET